Below is a window of Methylosinus sp. PW1 DNA.
GCATCTCGCGATCGATGCGGTCGATCTCGTCGCGCAAATCCGCGAGCGTTTCGGTCTCGATCTTGGGCAAAGATTCGTCTCGCATCGGCGCGGGCTGGTGGCGGATAGGGCGGAGGGCTGTCTTAGGCCAGCGCGGCGCGAGAGGCAATGCGAGGGGGCCGGGCTCTCGGGGATCTGAGGTCACGTTAGCAGGCAGAGGTGATCCAGCTTCATGGCGTCGCGGCCATCCACCCCCGACGCTCAGGGAGTCGGAACATGAACAGAACAACACAACAGCAAATCCAACGAGCGCGCCCCTCGCCCGCGCTTGCCCAAACTCAGATTGGCGATAGGATGTGTACATGAAAACACAAAGCGAAGCGCGAGCGAGCGATACCTTCACCGTCCGCATCGACGCCCCGACCAAGGCGCGGCTGGAAAAGCTCGCCGAGAGCACCGGCCGCAGCCGCTCTTTTCTCGCAGCGGAAGCAATAGCTCAATTTCTCGACGCCAATGAATGGCAAGTCGAGGGAATCCGAGACGCAATCCGTGCGATCGACGCGGGCGAAGCGATAGCGCACGAGGACGTGCGGAAATGGGTCGAGTCATGGGACACGCCGGATGAAACGCCGGCTCCATGAAAATCGTCTGGTCGCGAAAAGCGCTCGGCGATTTGTCGGCGATCCGAGCCTATATCGCGCGCGATAATCCAGGCGCCGCCCGGCGGATGGTCCTGCATCTCGTCGTGACGCTCGAAACGACCCTTCCCGGCGCTCCCCATATCGGACGCCCCGGCCGTATTTTCGGCACGCGGGAATTCGTCGTCACAGGAACGCCCTACCTCGTTCCCTATCGCGTGCAGAACGAGACTATTCACATATTGCGTCTCTATCACGGAGCGCGCCGCTGGCCGGACGCTTTTTGACGGGAGCCCCTACTGCTGGGCCGTCTGCTCCTCCAGCGCGACCGGGACCTGCGCTTCCGTGTACATCATGATCGGCGCCGGCTGGGCTTGCGCCTCGGCCGCCGCGACATGCTTGCCGGCAGGAATATCGATCGCCGCCATCACGACCGGCTGCGGCTCGGCTTTCGCCACGGCGGACGCCGCCGGCTCGCTCGGCTCATCAGTGACCGAGCGCCCGCTCGCCATTTGGCCGAGCAGGCCCTTGCGCTTGGCCTCGAAATAAAAGCCCTTGGCGTAGAGCTGAATGGCTCGCTGCGCGTCGCCGCCGGCGACGCGGAAGGCGTTGGCGAGATAGGCGCCGGCGTAGGCGAGATTGGTCTCGGCGTCGAGCAGGCCCTTGGCCGGGCCGCTGTAGCCGACGCTGCGCGCCGTGTCGTAGCGGATTTGCATCAAGCCCCAATACGGCCCGTTCTTGGCGGCGGGATTGTAATTGCTCTCGCGGCGGACGGCGGTATGGATCAGCGATTCGGGAATGTCGTACGTGCGAGCGCAGCGGGAAATGCTGTCTTCCAGCTTCTCGCGCTGCGAGAGCCTCGCCTTCGGCGGCGGCGGCTCTTCGACCGCCTTGGCGACGAATTGACGTTCGGGAGAAGAGGAATTGCAGCCCGCGAGCGCAAAGCCCAAGGCGGCGGTCGCCGCGCAAATCGCCAGTCTCATTCGTCCTCCCGAGCCGATTTGGTTAGCGCTTCTTAACCCGAGATCGAGCTTTCGCCAAATCGGCCCGAATCCGTACGGATTTCAGCCCGCCCCTTCCAGCAGCCGGCGGGCCGCCGCGCGGGCCTCGTCGGTGATGGCGGCGCCCGAGAGCATGCGGGCGATCTCCTCGCGCCGCTCGGCCTCTTCCAGCTCGGCGACGCGCGTCGCCACGCGGTCTTTCGCCTTGCCTTTCACGGCGCCTTTGGCGATGCGCAAATGACGGCTGGCGCGCGCCGCCACTTGCGGCGCATGGGTGACGGTGAGCACTTGCGCGCGTTTCGCGAGCCGCGCCAGACGTTGCCCGATAGCGTCCGCCACCGCGCCGCCGACGCCGGTGTCGATCTCGTCGAAGACCAGCGTCGGCGCCGAGCCGCGATCGGCGAGCACGACTTTCAGCGCCAGCATGAAGCGCGCGAGCTCGCCGCCGGAGGCGACCTTCACCAGCGGGCCGGGCCGCGAGCCCGGATTGGTCTGCACCCAGAACTCCACACGATCATAGCCGTCCGGCCCGCCGGTCGCAGGATCGCTGACGATCTCGGTGCGAAAGCGCGCGCCTTCCAGCTTCAGCGGCTTCAGCTCGCCCTCCACGAGAGCGTCGAGCGTCTTGGCCGCCGCGCGCCGGGCCGCCGAGAGGCTCTCGGCGGCCTTCGCATAGGCGGCCTGCGCTTTGGCGACCGCCTCGCTCAGCGCCACTATGCGCGCCTCGCCGGCGTCCAGCGCGGCGAGATCGGCGGCGAAGCGCTCGGCGAGCGCCGGGAGCGCATCGACGCTGGTCTGATGCTTGCGCGCGGCGCCGCGCAGAGCGAACAGCCGCTCCTCTATGCGCTCCAATTCGCGCGGGTCGAAATCGGCGTCGCGGAGCGCCTGCTCCAGCGCCTGCTCGGCGAGGGAGAGCGCATCCAGCGCCTGGGCGAGCGCCTTGGCCGGCGGCTCGATCAGCTGCGGCGCCTGGGTCGCGCGCCGCTCGAGACGACGGGCGGCGGAGGCGATTTCGCCGGCGGGTGAATGATCGCCGGAAAAAGCCTCGAGCGCGTCACGCAGATCGCCGGCGACCTTCTCGGAGCGCTGCATGGTCTGGCGCCGCTCGGCGAGCGCGGCCTCCTCGCCGGGCTGCGGCGCCAGCGCCTCCAGCTCCTCATTGGCGTGGCGCAGATAATCGGCCTCGGCCCGCGCCTTGGCGACGCGCGCCTCCTCCTCGGCCAGCTCGCGGCGGGCGCGCTGCAGGGCGCCATGCAGCTCGCGCACCTCCACGGCTCTTTCGCCGAGCGCGCCATGGGCGTCGACGAGCGCCCGATGCGCGCTCGGATCGACGAGCGCGCGATCATCGTGCTGGCAATGGATCTCGACCAGCGAGGCGCCGATAGCGCGCAGCGCCTGGGCGCTGGCCGGCTGGTCATTGACGAAGGCGCGGGTGCGGCCGTCGCTGGTCTGCACCCGGCGCAAGACCAGCTCATCCTCGGCGTCGAGGCCGAACTCGCGCGCCGCGGCGAGCGCCGGATGGTCGCGCGGCAGATCGAAGGCCGCCGTCACCTGCCCCTGCTCCTCGCCAGCGCGCACGAGCGAAGCGTCGCCGCGTGCGCCCAAAGCCAGCAGGAAAGCGTCGAGAAGGATGGATTTGCCGGCGCCGGTCTCGCCGGTCAGCGTGGTCAGGCCGGACGCGAACTCGAGATCGAGCCTGTCGATGAGGACGATATCGCGAATAGACAAACGGACGAGCATGCGCGCGCTCTACTCTTCCGGCCCCCTCGGCTCGCCCCTGCGAACGCTCAGCTGGAGCCGAGCGTCTTGCCGATCTTGGAGAGCCAGGAGCCCTGATGTTCCTCGGGCGCGACGCCGCCCGTCGCGAGCAGCGAATGCGCGTCCTTGTACCAGGACGAATCGGGGAAATTATGCCCCAGAATGGCCGCCGCCGTCTGCGCCTCATTGACGACGCCCATGGCGAAATAGGCCTCCGTCAACCGATAGAGCGCCTCCTCGGCGTGGCGGGTCGTCTGATATTTGGCGAGAACATCGTGGAAGCGATTGACCGCCGCCGCATAATTCTTGCGTGTCAGATAGAAGCGGCCGACCAACATATCCTTGGCGGCGAGCTGATCGCGCGCCACCTGGATCTTGTATTTGACGTCGGTCACATATTCCGACTTGGGGAATTTCTCGACGAGCTGGGTGAAGATGGCCAGGGCCTTCTCCGCGCTCTCCTGGTCCTGCATCACCGCAGGGACTTGATTATAATAAGACATTCCCGCGAGATAATACATATAGGGCGTGTCGGGCGAGGTCGGATAGAGGCCGATGTAGCGCTGCGCCGAGGCGACCGCATCGTCATAGGCGGGCTTCTGATATTGCGCGAAAGTCTGCATCAGCAGGCCTTTGCGCGCCCATTGCGAGAAGGGATATTGCTTCTCGAGCTCGCCGAACTTCTTGGCGGCGTTCTCGTAATCATGGGCGTCCATGCGGGCGAGGCCCTGATTATAAATATCCTCGGCCGGAATGTCGGGCAGAATCTCGGTCTTGTATTTCTCGCCCGAGAAAAGGCCGAAGCCGCTCGTTATGCTGTCGAGGATATCGGCGCGTCCCGAGGCCGCCGGGAGAGCCGCGACGAGGACCGTCGCCAGCGCTGCGCGCGCGAGAGCTTTGGGGCGAAACGGGCTTGCGATCATGGATTCGGCCTCGCGGGGACGTTATTTAAGGTTCTCTAAACCAATTCGCCGAAGGGCGCCACTCGGTAAGGCGCTCATGCGAACGCCCTCCCCTGCTTCGAAGAGACGTGCCGGATCGGGCGAGATTATGGCGCGCGCCGCCCTTTGCGGCCGATGCTGTCGGACCGAGCGCGAAATGGCGCCGACGGAATAGGAACGTCAGGCCGACGTCGCCGCCGCACGCTCCCGCTGGCGCACGCGCTCCGGCGCCAGATCCCAGCGCGTCTTGAACAGCGTGTCGCAAATGCCCGGCGTGCCGAAGCCGTCGGAAAAGCTCACATTGCCGCGCGTGTGGTGAAAGCCGTGCGCCGTGCTGGAGGTGAGACGATCGAGCGCGGCGTTGAGCCGCTTGCGCCAGCCCTTCGCCGCGGGATCGCGGAAGGCGAGGCCGAAATCATAGCCCGAATGCTCATAAAGCCCGCCGAGCGCGCCGAGGCTGGTCATCCACAGATGAAAAGCAACGCTGGCGCCGCCG
It encodes the following:
- a CDS encoding CopG family ribbon-helix-helix protein; this encodes MKTQSEARASDTFTVRIDAPTKARLEKLAESTGRSRSFLAAEAIAQFLDANEWQVEGIRDAIRAIDAGEAIAHEDVRKWVESWDTPDETPAP
- a CDS encoding type II toxin-antitoxin system RelE/ParE family toxin, which translates into the protein MKIVWSRKALGDLSAIRAYIARDNPGAARRMVLHLVVTLETTLPGAPHIGRPGRIFGTREFVVTGTPYLVPYRVQNETIHILRLYHGARRWPDAF
- a CDS encoding lytic transglycosylase domain-containing protein; the encoded protein is MRLAICAATAALGFALAGCNSSSPERQFVAKAVEEPPPPKARLSQREKLEDSISRCARTYDIPESLIHTAVRRESNYNPAAKNGPYWGLMQIRYDTARSVGYSGPAKGLLDAETNLAYAGAYLANAFRVAGGDAQRAIQLYAKGFYFEAKRKGLLGQMASGRSVTDEPSEPAASAVAKAEPQPVVMAAIDIPAGKHVAAAEAQAQPAPIMMYTEAQVPVALEEQTAQQ
- the recN gene encoding DNA repair protein RecN; this encodes MLVRLSIRDIVLIDRLDLEFASGLTTLTGETGAGKSILLDAFLLALGARGDASLVRAGEEQGQVTAAFDLPRDHPALAAAREFGLDAEDELVLRRVQTSDGRTRAFVNDQPASAQALRAIGASLVEIHCQHDDRALVDPSAHRALVDAHGALGERAVEVRELHGALQRARRELAEEEARVAKARAEADYLRHANEELEALAPQPGEEAALAERRQTMQRSEKVAGDLRDALEAFSGDHSPAGEIASAARRLERRATQAPQLIEPPAKALAQALDALSLAEQALEQALRDADFDPRELERIEERLFALRGAARKHQTSVDALPALAERFAADLAALDAGEARIVALSEAVAKAQAAYAKAAESLSAARRAAAKTLDALVEGELKPLKLEGARFRTEIVSDPATGGPDGYDRVEFWVQTNPGSRPGPLVKVASGGELARFMLALKVVLADRGSAPTLVFDEIDTGVGGAVADAIGQRLARLAKRAQVLTVTHAPQVAARASRHLRIAKGAVKGKAKDRVATRVAELEEAERREEIARMLSGAAITDEARAAARRLLEGAG
- a CDS encoding outer membrane protein assembly factor BamD, whose amino-acid sequence is MIASPFRPKALARAALATVLVAALPAASGRADILDSITSGFGLFSGEKYKTEILPDIPAEDIYNQGLARMDAHDYENAAKKFGELEKQYPFSQWARKGLLMQTFAQYQKPAYDDAVASAQRYIGLYPTSPDTPYMYYLAGMSYYNQVPAVMQDQESAEKALAIFTQLVEKFPKSEYVTDVKYKIQVARDQLAAKDMLVGRFYLTRKNYAAAVNRFHDVLAKYQTTRHAEEALYRLTEAYFAMGVVNEAQTAAAILGHNFPDSSWYKDAHSLLATGGVAPEEHQGSWLSKIGKTLGSS